In one window of Mercurialis annua linkage group LG4, ddMerAnnu1.2, whole genome shotgun sequence DNA:
- the LOC126677587 gene encoding AUGMIN subunit 1 codes for MSDSNKASVTESKSDASKISEVKTWLASQFEAAGKEVPEFEYTHRSISHLYNLATLSQSKTHAANILANDFRLKATEYRAQAARIRELLENVGLAQESLPSNVVGSVQVLANVANLLNIRDTELSSYLVAMGDISLRKTGVEEKRAKAQKDSKILLDYTRKAIARLTYLKRTLAQLEDDVAPCEAQMENWKTNLAVMASKERQYLQQYSNYKAVLNRVGYTPEISHGVLVEMAEHRKELEKITKPIMDTLRSYQDLPPDKALAALAIEDKKRQYAAAEKYLGDVLQSALATSD; via the exons ATGAGTGATAGTAATAAAGCATCAGTGACTGAATCAAAGAGCGACGCTTCTAAAATATCAGAAGTAAAAACATGGCTAGCCTCTCAATTCGAGGCTGCCGGAAAAGAAGTGCCGGAATTTGAGTACACTCATCGGAGCATTTCGCATTTGTATAATCTAGCAACTCTCTCTCAATCCAAGACTCATGCTGCTAATATTCTCGCCAATGATTTTCGCCTCAAAGCTACTGAGTATCGTGCTCAAG CTGCAAGGATTAGAGAGCTATTGGAGAATGTAGGGTTAGCGCAAGAGAGTTTACCTTCAAATGTCGTTGGGTCAGTTCAAGTTCTTGCAAATGTTGCAAACTTGTTGAACATAAGGGACACTGAGCTAAGTAG TTATCTTGTTGCGATGGGAGATATATCATTAAGAAAGACTGGAGTAGAGGAAAAGAGGGCTAAAGCACAGAAGGACTCGAAAATTCTTCTGGATTACACTCGAAAGGCCATAGCACGACTTACCtatttaaaaag AACACTTGCACAACTTGAGGATGATGTAGCTCCTTGTGAAGCTCAAATGGAAAACTGGAAGACAAATTTGGCAGTTATGGCATCAAAGGAGCGACAATATCTGCAACAGTACTCCAACTACAAG GCTGTTCTTAACCGTGTGGGCTACACACCAGAGATTAGCCATGGAGTGTTGGTTGAAATGGCCGAGCACCGAAAGGAGTTGGAGAAGATAACCAAGCCGATCATGGATACATTAAGAAGTTACCAGGACTTGCCTCCG GATAAAGCATTAGCTGCTTTAGCAATAGAAGACAAGAAAAGACAGTATGCTGCTGCTGAGAAGTATCTTGGAGATGTATTACAGTCTGCCCTTGCCACATCTGATTAG
- the LOC126677588 gene encoding mitochondrial fission 1 protein A, translating to MEAKINKFFDSVGSFFTGGDQIPWCDDDIISGIEREVAESEADEMRQNESIMRLSWALVHSKRPEHVQRGIAMLEASLANSSSPLQQREKVYLLAVGYYRSGDYSRSRQLVEQCLQTAPDWRQAQVLKKTIEDRIAKDGVIGIGITATAVGLIAGGIAAAFARKK from the exons ATGGAagcaaaaataaacaaatttttcGATTCAGTCGGCTCCTTTTTCACCGGCGGCGATCAGATCCCGTGGTGCGATGACGACATCATCTCA GGCATTGAGAGAGAAGTAGCAGAATCAGAAGCAGATGAAATGAGACAAAATGAGAGTATAATGAGGTTATCATGGGCTCTCGTTCACTCTAAACGACCTGAGCATGTCCAGCGTGGAATTGCTATGCTTGAAG CATCATTGGCCAATAGCAGCTCTCCTTTGCAACAGAGGGAGAAGGTTTATCTTCTGGCTGTCGGATATTACAGAAGTGGTGACTATTCCAGGAGTCGACAGCTTGTGGAGCAATGTTTGCAG ACTGCACCTGATTGGAGGCAGGCTCAAGTCCTCAAGAAGACAATTGAAGATCGAATTGCCAAAG ATGGTGTTATTGGAATAGGCATTACTGCTACTGCTGTTGGCCTAATAGCTGGTGGAATTGCAGCAGCATTCGCTCGGAAGAAATGA